In Deltaproteobacteria bacterium, the DNA window CTCTTCCAGGGTATTCATGCCGGCCTGAAAGGGGAGGGATGGAATCTCCAGTTTATCCGCCAATTGCAAAACCGGCCCCGGGCACAAGATCACGGCCCGTTCAATAATACTTTCCAATTCCCGGATATTTCCGGGCCAGGGGTAATCCTGGAGGGCCTTCATC includes these proteins:
- a CDS encoding AAA family ATPase, which encodes MKALQDYPWPGNIRELESIIERAVILCPGPVLQLADKLEIPSLPFQAGMNTLEEVERNQILKTLSETHWRIEGKDGAAVILGLHPSTLRARMHKLGIVRPEIKESDL